One window of the Sesamum indicum cultivar Zhongzhi No. 13 unplaced genomic scaffold, S_indicum_v1.0 scaffold00218, whole genome shotgun sequence genome contains the following:
- the LOC110011223 gene encoding uncharacterized protein LOC110011223 yields the protein MCRGSPDELSQTVVKLTRELLGTSYITTGRWLIQYLSMVPDLPRRLASVSYNYLLTLNVRVWPVARHVRTLILLVSKCPILSVLSIDFVMPQGRIINRGNGGCAADYGVGDFGGLNDVRIENFGGNVTEMALVRHLLARTPHLHIMRIEMNPLLDDIDADLKIHQILEYWRASPRANIIFD from the exons ATGTGTAGAGGAAGCCCTGACGAGTTGAGTCAAACTGTTGTTAAACTCACTCGAGAGCTTCTTGGGACAAGTTATATCACTACAGGACGTTGGCTCATTCAG TATCTTTCTATGGTTCCTGATCTACCAAGGCGACTAGCTTCTGTTAGTTACAATTACTTGCTGACGCTGAACGTCAGGGTATGGCCAGTCGCAAGGCACGTTAGAACATTGATTTTGCTTGTTTCCAAATGCCCAATACTCTCCGTGCTCTCTATTGATTTTGTG ATGCCACAAGGAAGAATTATTAACCGGGGGAATGGGGGATGTGCAGCAGATTATGGTGTGGGAGATTTTGGTGGCTTAAACGATGTTAGAATAGAGAATTTTGGAGGAAATGTGACAGAAATGGCGCTTGTGAGGCATTTGCTGGCTAGAACACCTCATTTACATATAATGAGGATTGAGATGAACCCTCTTCTGGACGACATTGATGCAGACTTGAAGATCCATCAGATACTTGAATATTGGAGAGCTTCTCCAAGAGCTAATATCATTTTTGACTAA